The following proteins come from a genomic window of Zonotrichia albicollis isolate bZonAlb1 chromosome 12, bZonAlb1.hap1, whole genome shotgun sequence:
- the BHLHE40 gene encoding class E basic helix-loop-helix protein 40 isoform X1 yields the protein MERIPSAQPPPGCLGKLPALESGDLPGLDFAHMYQVYKPRRGLKRSEDNKETYKLPHRLIEKKRRDRINECIAQLKDLLPEHLKLTTLGHLEKAVVLELTLKHVKALTNLIEQQQQKIIALQNGLQAGDLSSRNLDSSQEMFRSGFQMCAKEMLQYLAKHENGKELKSSQLVSHLHRMASEVLQGGAARKPGDIPPKMLDLKEKPAPLGAAGEGHGKNCVPVIQRTFAHSSGEQSGSDTDTDSGYGGELDKSDSKSEQPYFKKDTDLKYAVQERISSIKQETEDPPAKRSRLESPQDEGPFGSDMMGPASGFLGPHAHQPPLCLPFYLIPPSATAYLPMLEKCWYPASVPVLYPSLPASAAALTGFMNPDKISPPLLMPQRLPSPVPAHSPIDSSALLQALKQIPPLNLETKD from the exons ATGGAGCGCATCCCCAGCGCGCAGCCCCCGCCCGGCTGCCTGGGCAAGCTGCCCGCCCTGGAGAGCGGAGACCTGCCCGG GCTGGACTTCGCGCACATGTACCAGGTGTACAAGCCCCGGAGGGGATTAAAGAGGAGCGAGGACAACAAG GAGACCTACAAGCTGCCGCACCGGCTGATCGAGAAGAAGAGGCGCGACAGGATCAACGAGTGCATCGCGCAGCTGAAGGACCTGCTGCCCGAGCACCTCAAGCTGACG aCTCTAGGTCACCTGGAGAAGGCTGTGGTTCTGGAGCTCACCTTGAAGCACGTGAAGGCACTGACCAATCTCAtcgagcagcagcagcagaagatcATCGCTCTGCAGAACGGTTTGCAGGCGG GTGACCTGTCATCGAGAAACCTCGATTCCAGCCAGGAAATGTTTCGATCCGGTTTCCAGATGTGTGCCAAGGAAATGCTGCAATACCTGGCAAAGCACGAGAACGGCAAGGAGCTGAAGTCGTCGCAGCTGGTCAGCCACCTGCACCGGATGGCCAGCGAGGTGCTGCAGGGCGGGGCGGCCCGCAAGCCCGGGGACATCCCTCCCAAAATGCTGGACCTGAAGGAGAAGCCGGCGCCGCTGGGCGCGGCGGGCGAGGGCCACGGGAAGAACTGCGTGCCCGTGATCCAGCGGACATTCGCTCACTCCAGCGGGGAGCAGAGCGGCAGCGACACGGACACGGACAGCGGGTACGGGGGAGAGCTGGACAAAAGCGACTCCAAATCGGAACAGCCCTATTTCAAAAAGGATACCGACCTCAAGTACGCTGTCCAGGAGAGAATAAGCTCTATTAAGCAAGAGACTGAGGACCCGCCGGCCAAAAGGAGCAGGCTGGAGTCGCCGCAGGACGAGGGCCCTTTTGGCAGTGACATGATGGGCCCTGCCAGCGGCTTCCTGGGCCCCCACGCTCACCAGCCTCCCCTGTGCCTGCCTTTCTACCTGATCCCGCCGTCCGCCACCGCCTACCTGCCCATGCTGGAGAAGTGCTGGTACCCGGCCTCGGTTCCCGTGCTGTACCCCAGCCTGCCGGCCTCTGCCGCAGCCCTGACGGGCTTCATGAACCCCGACAAAATCTCCCCCCCTCTGCTGATGCCCCAGAGACTCCCTTCTCCTGTACCGGCCCATTCCCCCATCGACTCCTCGGCTCTGCTTCAAGCTTTGAAGCAGATCCCTCCTTTGAACTTGGAAACCAAAGACTGA
- the BHLHE40 gene encoding class E basic helix-loop-helix protein 40 isoform X2, with protein MWLSRESDTANPNFLEARSVPRQPQGVQWSCGSSRVPWGWRSCRQGWSSLPRGDLSSRNLDSSQEMFRSGFQMCAKEMLQYLAKHENGKELKSSQLVSHLHRMASEVLQGGAARKPGDIPPKMLDLKEKPAPLGAAGEGHGKNCVPVIQRTFAHSSGEQSGSDTDTDSGYGGELDKSDSKSEQPYFKKDTDLKYAVQERISSIKQETEDPPAKRSRLESPQDEGPFGSDMMGPASGFLGPHAHQPPLCLPFYLIPPSATAYLPMLEKCWYPASVPVLYPSLPASAAALTGFMNPDKISPPLLMPQRLPSPVPAHSPIDSSALLQALKQIPPLNLETKD; from the exons ATGTGGCTCTCACGTGAATCGGATACAGCAAACCCGAATTTTTTGGAGGCACGGTCCGTGCCCCGGCAGCCACAGGGAGTGCAGTGGAGCTGCGGGAGCAGCCGCGTCCCCTGGGGCTGGCGGAGCTGccggcagggctggagctccctgCCCCGAG GTGACCTGTCATCGAGAAACCTCGATTCCAGCCAGGAAATGTTTCGATCCGGTTTCCAGATGTGTGCCAAGGAAATGCTGCAATACCTGGCAAAGCACGAGAACGGCAAGGAGCTGAAGTCGTCGCAGCTGGTCAGCCACCTGCACCGGATGGCCAGCGAGGTGCTGCAGGGCGGGGCGGCCCGCAAGCCCGGGGACATCCCTCCCAAAATGCTGGACCTGAAGGAGAAGCCGGCGCCGCTGGGCGCGGCGGGCGAGGGCCACGGGAAGAACTGCGTGCCCGTGATCCAGCGGACATTCGCTCACTCCAGCGGGGAGCAGAGCGGCAGCGACACGGACACGGACAGCGGGTACGGGGGAGAGCTGGACAAAAGCGACTCCAAATCGGAACAGCCCTATTTCAAAAAGGATACCGACCTCAAGTACGCTGTCCAGGAGAGAATAAGCTCTATTAAGCAAGAGACTGAGGACCCGCCGGCCAAAAGGAGCAGGCTGGAGTCGCCGCAGGACGAGGGCCCTTTTGGCAGTGACATGATGGGCCCTGCCAGCGGCTTCCTGGGCCCCCACGCTCACCAGCCTCCCCTGTGCCTGCCTTTCTACCTGATCCCGCCGTCCGCCACCGCCTACCTGCCCATGCTGGAGAAGTGCTGGTACCCGGCCTCGGTTCCCGTGCTGTACCCCAGCCTGCCGGCCTCTGCCGCAGCCCTGACGGGCTTCATGAACCCCGACAAAATCTCCCCCCCTCTGCTGATGCCCCAGAGACTCCCTTCTCCTGTACCGGCCCATTCCCCCATCGACTCCTCGGCTCTGCTTCAAGCTTTGAAGCAGATCCCTCCTTTGAACTTGGAAACCAAAGACTGA